In Eleginops maclovinus isolate JMC-PN-2008 ecotype Puerto Natales chromosome 19, JC_Emac_rtc_rv5, whole genome shotgun sequence, the sequence aattaagagaccacttcagcattatcattttctcttgttttattatttataggtatgtttttgagttaaattaatttttattttattgtattctataaagtactgaccatttttctgtgtgttggaattcaacagacactggactggctgccatagatacatttggagtggtctcttcattattatttttttttaaatacaatgttcaaatatatatttgaacattgtatttccttattattattattattattattattattattattattattattattattattaataataacaataataacaataataataataataacaataataataataataataataacaataataataataataataataataataacaataataataataacaataataataataataataacaataataataataacaataataataataataataataataataataatactaataatacatttgtttaaagcagcagtaaaacatattttttggacctctaaaaacatgttcttttgTCCTGCCACCACTTTGTTTTAGTCAAAAATGACATGAATATTATGTTTTGTTGGAGTCAAGCGTATTGCTTGAATGTTGGATAAGATGGAACTACAATTGTCAAAAACTACGCTCTGGAGAAGCCGAGCTATGGAGGAAGGGTTGCAGTGACAGCTTTTCACACACGGCACATTTAGTGGAACATCAACAACGTGATCAACATTAATAATACCgattttttcaaaaatctcATAGTTTACAGATCTTATGAAGCGACAatagttaaatataaaatatagttCCTATATCCATATTGAgttatttggttaaaatatcATCATATTTGATTGAATACATTTCACCCAGCCCTGCCGTACACCAGAGGCTTTTGTCCCATATTGTCCCACCCCCAGCAGTGGGTGGGGTTACTGTAGATACAGTGTTCTGACGTACCTGACTTCAGGTGTATTTTGGAGTGCGGCCTTGGGCACTTGATGGTGTAGTCCAGAGTGATCATATGGGGCTTATTGTCGACCCACAGCACAGAGGTAGAGATGTCCTGAGTTAGATCactctgcaacacaaacacacacaattatgagACACGTTGCTGAGTACAAGGCACCAAGAATGATCTTTGTCTTCAGCAGGGACTGAACAAACCAGGCAGTGGCTCTATGGAGAGTcttagagcagactgggattACAGAGGGATCAGAAGTGGATCTTTATGGAGCACATGAATGTTGACTTGGTTTTTCTACTTAGGCCTTCCAGCTGGTTCTTTCATTCTTTGTTTGGATTAAGGAATATGGAACTTGTTTTGTGGGTAATAGAAAAAATAAGGCTATTTTCCGTTGGTTCCTGTTGTTTATGATTGCGTATTATATCTTTTagcttttgaaataaaaagttataATAAATTCCACGATTGGTAATTCAACCTTAgataaatgaacacaaacatgtgCTGCTTATGCAAATAAATGCCATTTCAAACCACATCTGAAAGCACATTTTTTCATCATCCCAAATAGATTTTATTCTCAGTACCCCTGACATGATCAGTTTTTCTCCCCTTTgccaaaaaaaagtcttaaacCTAACAGTTTCTTCCAcatttccttctgtttctctgGGGCCACTTTCGATGAAAATCTGACAATATCCGGCAGGCTCTGGGTAGAGATTTAGGCCTTAAACTCAGCTGCTGCTAGGGCTcgatgcaaataaaacattccTAAACAATACGAGTCTTTTCAACTCCTCTGTAAGAAGCAATAAAGAGTCAAATAGATTGAAAACAGGTTTGGTTCCTTTGTTAAACCTTAGTCTCTTAGACCAAGATGAACCTACATTTTCTTGGGGAATCACTTCAAAAACGACCTGACAGTCTATTTCTAATATTAGCAAATTAAACTAGAACAGCATGTGTTTGGAGAAAACTGTTTGGTTAGTAGAGGCATCAGAACAACATCATAGACACAAAAAAGAATAATGGCCAACAGCACTATTTAAACTTAAACGTGTAAATGTCCAGTCCTTTATGTAATATGCAGTAAACTGAAAGTAACAAACGCCCTTAGACTTTTCTTCagtttcagttcctctgtgttttccagCTAACTCAAACTGTTGGCCTGAGGAAGAtgtagacacacagacaaatctCTGAAACACATTTAGTGAGGCAGGTTGTGTGTCTTCCCAGCAACATGAGCAACCTCAGTTTGATGAAGAAAGTGACCAAGACAGATGTAAAGACACTTAAGGCCTTAGTGATCACACTGAATGGAACCATTTATATGAAGAAGAAGTTTCATGCTAAGAAGAAGGTGACAGACAAGAACAGGAAGTACATGAATGAATATGAAGAGCGCATAAACCGCATACCAACTGTGATTTTCAACACACAATAATAGGGGTGTGCCTAACATAACAGACATGTTTCTATAGCAACCGTTTGATACACTATCTTTTTTTCTTACGAAGACCATAGTAGACATTATTTCCTCTCTGGGTATGTCACAGGCATGCACACAATAGCAATGAGGACTCAAAAGTCTTGATGAAAGAAGGTCGGGGGAAAAGCAGAATCAGAATGTAGGTTTTGTGATAATTGTTTCATTTgagaattcaattaaaaataagtaCACAACACAAAGATCAAAAGCAAAACAGTGTGCTGACAAGTACTGACAACCACCAAAATCCGATACATTGGATAACAGAGGTTAAACATGTAAAGCTGCACAGCCTAGCAAAACTGTGTTTCTGGGAGGCCAAACTCATGACACTCATGCCCAATATTTCAGAGAAAACCTGATTTTATTCCCTCTCAGGATATGACTTTAAGACGGCTCAGTACGGGTCTGTGAATATTCCCCCTCCTGGATCTAGAAATGATCTGCAGGCAGCCTGAGAGCGCCGCCTTGAAACGTAATGAAGGATCAACAGGCTGCACCCATAGGTATAAAGTTGGTAGCTGGATGGGGTGGGGGCTGTGTTGGGTTAGTGGTCTTGGTGTCAATTTCAGAACTGAACACCCCTCCTGAATGGGTGATGAAATGAATCGTCTTTATGCAAATTTGCATCTCTCTAATAAACCTTTCCTAACTACATACAGCCTTTAAATGCCTATAATTTTTAACAATGTATAATTGTCATAAATCAGTGTTTATTATAGTTAACCTATTTTAACACCAATCTTTAAACTGAAAGCAAGATTAGTTTTCAgggcattgtgtttgtgtgataacGTGTCAGTATATTGTAAATTATTTCAGTGTAGTGTCGAGTCCCCTTTTAGAGCTTCTGATGTGCTTATTAGTTTGTCCCATTTCACATATCTCCATTATGTCCTGTGATTGCACTTATAATTGAATTGAAATTGAGTACCTTATAGTAGATATTTTTGCCTTGTGGCGCCCGGCCGGTCTCCAGGATGTAGTCGTAGTTACGGTGGTCAATGATGAGGATCCCACCTGGTCTCACCATACTGGCAATGTTCGAAAGGGCCAACTTTTGGTCACTCTGGTCCCCTGAGAGCAATAAACATTGGATGATCATTGGAATTCAACTGAAGGCTAGACTGTTCTTGGTAGGAGATGGTCTTTTAGTTAATTTTGTAATCcagagacattttaaaatcaatgtgaAAGTTCTTTGGAAAAAAGGATCATTGAAGTAACATCTCCATCCCTTTAACTTTAACGTACCCTTAAAGTCTGGTAAATGGGCGAATGAGTTGCCGAGGCAGATGACAGCATCAAAGCCAGGGCCTGGTTTGGGAAGATCCTCTGCTAATGTCAACCAGTTGGCCTCTTCAATCACTGAGGGAAACAACGTccaaaaagtcaaacataaagaacaaaaacatgaagacCTCACccgataaaataaaaataaggctCAAATGAAAACTGGCGTACCCCACTGGTCAAAAGCctgttcttttcttctctcccatCGGGACTTCAGTGCGTACTTGAGCATTTTGTCGCTGGCATCCACGCTGGTCATACTAAAGCCCTCCTCCACCAACATGATGGAGTCAACgctacaaaacacaacaaatttGCTCTGTAAATATACAAGTTCTGTACTGAACTAAAACATAGCATCACACTCTTGGCTGATGACACCCTATTGTagtacagaaaatgttttcttcattgACTTCATCCTGTGTCAGGAGTGAACTGTtgtaagatgtgtgtgtggtgactaTTGCCACTCAATCTCACCGAGGGATTGGCCAACTGGACAAACTAACTGGACGTGTGTAATCTCTATTAACGATAAAGTTTTAGCTTTATCAAtaccatttatttccaaataaaaacagtgtgtaCAGCTACGCGCCCAATTAGTTTTCTCCAGTTAGCCAATCCCTCTGTGATAAATAGTCACCACATTTAAGTCAAAAAACTGTTGCTCTTCCCAGTTCCAATCACCGCACCCGTGCCAGGGAGATCAATTATATATGTTGTTGCCCCATTACGCTATCTAGtgttcaaaataacaaaaaacatagaACAATTCTAATGGGTGCAACAGTGAGATTTGATGTGCTCCTAGAATACAAATTATCTagtttgttttcctcaaaaaGGCAATGCAGTTTGTAGATGAACGTCTTCATATGCATTAATAATTTACAGgcatgaagaaataaataatatttgacagCCAGTAGCTTTTTATGCACCGGGCAGAACCACATGAACACATGCCAAACACAGTCTGGCTTTGGGCTGTTGGATTTAGTTTGCATTCTCCTTGCACTGAAGTCTCTTTGGGGATTACAAATCTTCCCCCCCCCCTAATAAAACTTGGGAGTTAATGTTGAACGATATGCAAGAGCCAAGGAAAAATTCAAACAACAGAATCCAAATTAATGCGTATTGGAAGTTAAAAAGTTACACAGGAGCAGATTCATTGCACAATGACCTAAACAACTGCAACCATTAACTTAGTAACAAGATAATATACAAcagcacaaacatacacacataaaaatacaacaacctGTATGCAGGGGGACTACGCAAACcaactgtaaataaatatataaatgtagaTAAAATTAAACCTACGGGAAAAACAAATCCCCAAAAATCCTCTATGGCTCAAATCAAGGTAGATATGCAATTTATAATTaatctgcagcttcttcttctgtgctTTCATAGGTTGTTGCTAAATATAACGGCAGAACTGGAGAGCACATTTAAACAGCCAAAAATAGTGAGGCCAGTTGTACTCTCATTCCACTGTGAGCATGTTTATGTCGCCTCACATGGTGGTGAGGCGAGTGGAACTACTATACAACTTGTCAGGGCCTGTGGGTCATCATGCTGGGTCCCTGCAGATTtatgtaaaatatgaataaagaaGTATTAGGATAAAACATGTCTGTC encodes:
- the gnmt gene encoding LOW QUALITY PROTEIN: glycine N-methyltransferase (The sequence of the model RefSeq protein was modified relative to this genomic sequence to represent the inferred CDS: inserted 1 base in 1 codon), with the protein product MSVDSVFRTRSLGVAAEGLPDQYADGKAAKVWELYIGDTQSRTQEYKSWVVALLREQGVKKVLDVACGTGVDSIMLVEEGFSMTSVDASDKMLKYALKSRWERRKEQAFDQWVIEEANWLTLAEDLPKPGPGFDAVICLGNSFAHLPDFKGDQSDQKLALSNIASMVRPGGILIIDHRNYDYILETGRAPQGKNIYYKSDLTQDISTSVLWVDNKPHMITLDYTIXVPKAALQNTPEVSKFRLSYYPHCLESFTGLLKEAFHGKMEHSVYGDFKTYVPSQTQAPCYFIHVCKKTA